Within the Anaerotignum faecicola genome, the region ATCATGGTAGCCAAGCAGCTGCCAAAAGTCGGCGAACTCTGGGTCCTCCATATCAGCCAGCCTCTGGATGTTCTGTATCAAGTTTCTTTGTTTTTCGACAATTTGTTCCGGCATCCAGGCCAGAGCAGCTTGCCGTTCTTGCTCGCACTTACATTTCCAACACAATCCCTCATAACCCAATGGGGTTCCACAGCTGGGGCAGGTATATTTCAGACTCATGTTCTCATACTCCTTTCAGGCAATAAAAAAGCCCCACGCCGCACTGTCATAAAGACAGGCTGACGCAGGACATGAAGAAGCCGCGTTGAAGGAGCCGCATCCACCAGCAGATGTAGTTTCTTCAACAACCAAAATATTTTTTTCGTATCTTAAAGCAGCAAATTGCTGTCCAATATATTTGTTCATAGCGGCACCATTTATTCTGAGCGTAGTTTTATATTTTATTATATCACAGCACCCCTTCAATGAAAATATTTTGTTGGAAATGCTAATGAAAAATTTTTGTGAATTTGTTAAGGCGCAGGGGCTGTTATCTCCATAGTGTCTGGATGGATCAGAGTGATTACTTTTCCCTGATGCAAGGCATAGTTGACTGTCTGTGCTGTGCCTGAACGCAGCTTTTTCTGATTATCAAACACACCGATGAGGTACTCTGCATGATCGACCATATAGTAATTCCTTTTTTTATAACTGGAAACATCCGCAGAATGTGAAATAACAATGGAATCGTTTGCGTTTTGGATCAGCTTTTTCAATCTATGTCTACTCTGATCCGGCCATTTAGAGTCATAACCGATGAAGGGAACTACAACGACAATTTTAATATCTTCGTATCCCGTTTGTGCCCTCAATGTCAGCAGCTGTTCTCCAGCCCACATATCCACACCAAGAGCACCGCCGACAAAAAAAGTACGGACAAATTTCTCGTCATGAAGTATCCGAAACTGCTCCAGGAGACATTCTTTTAATTTTTGGCATAGGGGATCTTCCTCATTATATCAAAAGCAAAATCTTGTTGGTCGGTGGCCGGTAATGGCGCAGGCATACTGATTCATATAAATCACCCTTGATAACTGCCTTGATTACGCATATAAAGCAAAAATAACGCAAATAATAATGCGTATAAAGGTTGTATTATAAAATTATAACACAATACATACGAAGTATCAAGAATTGCTTTCTGCTATGCTAAAAGTGCAGAGAGGTGAGCGTATGGACGAAGAATTTATCCGCAATCGGATCACAGAATTGCGATTGAAAAAAGGTGTTTCAGAATATCAGATGAGCATGGAGTTAGGGCAGAACAGAAGCTATATTCAGGCGATTTCCTCTGGGCGTTCTATGCCGTCTATGAAGCAGTTCCTCAACATCTGTGAGTATTTTGAAATCACACTGCTTCAATTTTTTGATGCACAGGAAAATAACCCTCAGCTTATCAAGAAGGCTTTGGACGGAATGAGAAAGATGTCAGATGACGATTTGATTATGCTGATTGGTTTTATAAGTCGCTTAAACACAGAAAACTAACGATAGGAGGCAGTAAGCGTCCCGTCGTTAGTTTTTCATTTTATGCGCAGCATATTGTGGCAAGCAATGCTTGTGGCTATCCATTTCGCCACAAGCTGCTTGTTGAGGGCAGCGCCCCCAAGCCCCTTTGAACACAGAATTTCATTCTGTGGCTGCGCGTTCTGCGAACGCTTTTGACCAGGACCAGCTTACCGCTGGCCGTGGTCTTTTTCTTTTTCAACATCCTGTTCTACCTCCATTTTCAGCACTCGGTCTACATTAGCCTTTGCCGTTAAAAGCTCCCGCATTTCTTCACGGGAACGCCGGTACTCGGCATAGGTCTTTTTCTTTTCTTCCAGCAATTTCGCGTACTCCGTCTGCAACTCTTTGACCTTGGGCAGCTTCTTGACGCCCATCTCATCAAAGGCATTCTTAGCAGCCTGGTGGAGCAGAATTTCTTCCTCATGTTCCTCCCGGAATTTCTTAGAGTAGCCGGCCTTGCGGTAGTCCACATAGACCTCACGGGTCTTGGCATAATTTACGATGTGAGTACGCAGAACAGCAATCTCTGCCATGCGCTTTTCAGCTGCTTTGATCTGTGCCGAAAGCTCATTGTGATGTGCCGTGGCAGCCGCAGCCTTTTCTTCCAAAACCGCATACTCCAGCAGGTTATGCTCTGATAGGTAGTTCATGGTCTGCGCCATTTGCTTCAGATTGAAAACTTTAGCCCATCGAGCATAGCCAGCACCTTTTCCTGCCTGCAATTTTGCCTGAATGTCCACCAGCAGATTGACCTTCTGCGTCTCTGCCTGTGTAACTATTTTCTTTCGTGGGGTATGCGCTTTCTTCCCGGAGAGAACCGCCTGCAAATCATCTAATCCATATCCTTCGCCCAGGCTGTCCATTCGG harbors:
- a CDS encoding helix-turn-helix transcriptional regulator, producing MDEEFIRNRITELRLKKGVSEYQMSMELGQNRSYIQAISSGRSMPSMKQFLNICEYFEITLLQFFDAQENNPQLIKKALDGMRKMSDDDLIMLIGFISRLNTEN